One window from the genome of Rariglobus hedericola encodes:
- a CDS encoding phosphopantetheine-binding protein: MSDPLLSKLKVLVVETLRLEDVVAAEIPDDEPLIGGGLSLDSIDALELVVRLEKEFGIKISSSEESRTALASIQSLATFIRAHAAPDRLPA, encoded by the coding sequence ATGTCCGATCCGCTTTTATCCAAACTCAAGGTCCTCGTCGTAGAAACCCTCCGTCTCGAAGACGTGGTCGCCGCTGAAATCCCCGACGATGAGCCCCTCATCGGTGGCGGTCTCAGTCTGGACTCCATCGATGCGCTTGAGCTCGTCGTGCGCCTGGAAAAGGAATTCGGCATCAAGATCAGCAGCAGCGAGGAGTCCCGCACGGCTCTCGCCAGCATCCAGTCACTGGCCACGTTCATCCGCGCCCACGCCGCGCCCGACCGTCTGCCCGCCTGA
- a CDS encoding class I adenylate-forming enzyme family protein — protein MTETVSDHWTRLVQVQPEALAVVEAATGRAWTRGELDAEADAFRATLPDNIRHQRVTFALPNGGRWFAVFIGLLRAGAIPVPLDPSEPPDAQRQLASAAHARFALINDSLEPFCNLISYKPDRRTFVVKLTSGSTGQPRALAFTHEEMIADGRQICATMGIGPDDVNFAVIPLGHSYGLGNLVMPLLIQGTALICSSVPLPHALAADIALWRPTVFPAVPALLRAFAQADLPADALNSLRTVISAGTPLSPEIAQAFSAKFNLRAHSFYGSSETGGITYDRSGDATLAGRSVGTPLEGVTLTPARGGRIRVTSDTVRARGSFSPADLAVINEHGELVLKGRSGRLVKIAGRRLDLGDLERLLRALPGVRDAFACLHPQTPDELAAVLATSLDAPSVRVLLRKEFATWKIPRRLVIVAEFPLTARGKPDTRALQSLLTHH, from the coding sequence ATGACCGAAACCGTGTCCGACCATTGGACGCGCCTCGTCCAAGTTCAACCCGAGGCGCTGGCGGTCGTCGAAGCTGCCACCGGCCGCGCTTGGACGCGCGGCGAACTCGATGCCGAGGCCGATGCGTTTCGCGCGACCCTGCCCGACAACATCCGTCATCAGCGTGTCACGTTTGCCCTGCCCAATGGCGGACGCTGGTTCGCGGTATTCATCGGGCTCCTGCGCGCCGGAGCCATCCCCGTCCCCCTCGACCCCTCCGAGCCACCCGACGCCCAGCGTCAACTCGCCTCCGCCGCCCACGCCCGCTTCGCCCTGATCAACGACTCACTCGAGCCATTTTGTAACTTAATAAGTTACAAACCGGATCGTCGCACGTTCGTCGTCAAGCTCACCTCTGGGAGCACCGGACAACCGCGCGCACTGGCGTTTACCCATGAGGAAATGATCGCCGATGGCCGTCAGATCTGCGCCACCATGGGCATCGGTCCCGACGACGTGAACTTCGCGGTCATTCCGCTCGGGCATTCCTACGGTCTCGGCAATCTCGTGATGCCGCTGCTCATCCAAGGCACCGCGCTCATCTGCTCCAGCGTGCCGCTTCCCCACGCGCTCGCGGCCGATATCGCCCTCTGGCGCCCCACGGTTTTCCCCGCCGTGCCCGCATTGTTGCGTGCCTTTGCCCAAGCCGATCTGCCCGCCGATGCGCTCAACAGTCTGCGCACGGTCATCTCCGCCGGCACGCCCTTGTCGCCTGAAATCGCACAGGCGTTCTCCGCCAAATTCAACCTGCGTGCGCATAGTTTCTACGGTTCCAGCGAAACCGGTGGCATCACCTATGATCGCAGCGGCGACGCCACGCTTGCCGGCCGCAGCGTGGGCACACCGCTTGAGGGCGTCACGCTCACTCCGGCGCGCGGCGGCCGCATCCGTGTAACCAGCGACACCGTGCGCGCCCGAGGTTCCTTTTCACCGGCCGATCTCGCCGTGATCAACGAGCACGGTGAACTCGTTCTCAAGGGCCGTTCGGGGCGTCTGGTGAAAATCGCCGGACGCCGCCTTGATCTCGGCGATCTTGAGCGGCTGTTGCGCGCCTTGCCCGGCGTGCGTGATGCCTTCGCCTGCCTGCATCCGCAAACACCCGACGAACTCGCCGCCGTGCTCGCCACGTCGCTCGACGCGCCGTCGGTCCGCGTATTGCTGCGCAAGGAATTCGCCACGTGGAAAATCCCCCGCCGGCTGGTGATCGTCGCGGAGTTCCCGCTCACCGCCCGCGGTAAACCCGACACCCGCGCCTTGCAGTCACTGCTGACCCATCACTGA
- a CDS encoding beta-ketoacyl synthase chain length factor, with protein sequence MLERWITALHTEDAGLEEPAATRERFKERFPKNATRRMTQLGLLVGASLEPLGPTENDTLVYASGYAETRALEGYLDSFPGASPTLFQTSIHPSAVQQALIIRQQAVRQFFPMTGSEFLPAQALQVALLAETPRTILCGGDERGTWLLENHAASERTFAFALALSVSPENALARVTLDLDSEADRDASAQEVRLPLLAFFDLVHTRTPFAGLIAPGRRLTLDWL encoded by the coding sequence ATGCTTGAACGCTGGATCACCGCCCTGCACACCGAGGACGCCGGACTCGAGGAACCCGCCGCCACGCGCGAGCGTTTCAAAGAGCGTTTCCCCAAAAACGCCACGCGGCGCATGACCCAGCTCGGGTTGCTCGTCGGCGCCTCGCTCGAGCCACTCGGGCCCACCGAAAACGACACGCTCGTCTATGCGTCCGGTTACGCCGAAACCCGCGCACTCGAGGGCTACCTCGACAGTTTTCCCGGCGCGAGCCCCACGCTGTTTCAAACTTCGATCCATCCCAGTGCCGTGCAACAGGCGCTCATCATCCGCCAGCAGGCCGTGCGTCAGTTTTTCCCCATGACCGGCAGTGAGTTTCTGCCTGCACAGGCCCTGCAAGTCGCCCTCCTCGCCGAAACCCCGCGCACCATTCTCTGCGGCGGCGACGAACGTGGCACCTGGCTCTTGGAAAACCACGCCGCCAGCGAACGCACCTTCGCCTTCGCGCTCGCCCTTTCCGTCTCGCCCGAAAACGCCTTAGCCCGCGTTACGCTTGACCTCGACTCGGAAGCGGACCGCGACGCATCCGCCCAGGAAGTGCGTCTGCCGCTCCTGGCGTTTTTCGACTTAGTGCACACGCGGACCCCGTTCGCCGGCCTGATTGCGCCCGGGCGCCGGCTCACCCTCGACTGGTTATGA
- a CDS encoding acyl carrier protein: MSDDSTTPPSAPAPKPVKRSPLEKFSLSVRDAHTRFMTTGDVEALDLVVLAIVHDHQPMQVRAASPADLSNSAKLIGDLGFDSLALAEIVFFIEDLYQVSVSNEEIMAITTVGELRDFVRVKVAALLPSQT; encoded by the coding sequence ATGTCCGACGACTCCACAACGCCTCCTTCGGCCCCCGCCCCCAAACCGGTCAAGCGCAGCCCGCTCGAAAAGTTTTCACTTTCCGTTCGCGATGCCCACACGCGCTTCATGACCACGGGTGATGTCGAAGCCTTGGACCTGGTGGTCCTCGCCATCGTGCACGACCATCAGCCGATGCAGGTGCGCGCCGCGTCGCCGGCCGATTTATCCAACTCCGCCAAATTGATCGGTGACCTGGGCTTCGACTCCCTCGCACTCGCGGAGATCGTTTTCTTCATCGAGGATCTTTATCAGGTTTCCGTCTCCAACGAGGAGATCATGGCCATCACGACCGTGGGAGAACTTCGTGATTTCGTCCGCGTGAAGGTGGCAGCCCTCCTGCCGTCCCAAACCTGA
- a CDS encoding MMPL family transporter: MEPSRQKITARFLLIVFSALGLFWLSRIDYAQKISTNVIDLVPADERSPEITLLRSLADERQARVVLLALADPAHPNEPPPEDAAVKFAAALRASPLFAEATPLKDAAVNNALGAFLYQRRLDLLLPTWLSAQDRAFAATGQPEAARSAWLSTRIVDGLDAFLLRPEATAFQEIVQSDPLLLVPSLVLQTQSLAASTPAGGHSLVWARLAVSPLDEAGQAPVFAVIDQALADLQSTHPGLTLQWSGVNRFAAASKERIRGELEWLNILSMIAVLAVAVLFVRRPWKSLHLVPVILFSILGGWVAATMAFERIHILVFVVGALLTGVAIDYGFYLYLQPALHAGERYREKLARLMKPLLTSCLTTVIGFSFLLFSELPLIRQLGVFVSAGLISALAGAILYFAQLNHPYLEARNFAVHAIGIRHRNVVRILGIIAIVISAVGPWLLNWQDNIRQLDVPNTSLNDNDREVRSYFGDTDGRAIYITRGDSITDARDRLEAFQTWHTSAFPDTSASSMGLVLPTHADFTATPARIVALSGFESQLRATLEQRGYTADSFDPFFNDWRALAARSAPPAYDALAADLQSALTGPLGMLFFTSGHSTWFLTIADHEPGSEPPPELGTVGTNQLETLNSLFGRYRASALRLSIMGLSLIGISVFVLYGIRRGLRIFIIPCGSCLFTFGLLGFAGNSLNMFHLLGAFLGVCLSHNYAIFSAENAGRGEPPPISIRLSALTTAASFGVLALSKIPVVSALGSTVALIVITALVMVELEPLSRKKPPVVA; this comes from the coding sequence ATGGAACCCAGCCGCCAGAAAATCACCGCCCGCTTCCTGCTGATTGTATTCAGCGCACTCGGGCTCTTCTGGCTCTCGCGCATCGACTACGCGCAGAAGATTTCCACCAACGTCATCGACCTCGTGCCCGCCGACGAGCGTTCGCCCGAGATCACGCTCCTGCGTTCGCTGGCCGACGAACGCCAGGCTCGCGTCGTCCTCCTCGCCCTCGCCGATCCCGCGCATCCCAACGAGCCGCCGCCCGAGGACGCTGCCGTGAAGTTTGCCGCCGCGTTGCGCGCTTCCCCGCTCTTCGCCGAAGCCACGCCGCTCAAAGATGCCGCGGTCAACAACGCGCTCGGCGCCTTCCTCTATCAACGTCGTCTCGACTTGCTGCTGCCCACCTGGCTTTCGGCGCAGGACCGCGCGTTTGCCGCCACCGGACAACCCGAGGCCGCGCGCAGCGCCTGGCTCTCCACCCGTATCGTCGACGGGCTCGATGCCTTCCTTCTGCGCCCCGAGGCCACCGCGTTTCAAGAGATCGTGCAAAGCGATCCGCTATTGCTCGTCCCTTCCCTCGTTCTGCAGACCCAGTCGCTCGCGGCCAGCACGCCCGCCGGCGGCCATTCGCTGGTCTGGGCCCGACTCGCGGTTTCGCCTCTCGACGAAGCCGGCCAGGCGCCCGTCTTCGCGGTCATTGACCAGGCGCTCGCCGACCTGCAGTCCACGCATCCCGGCCTCACGCTTCAATGGAGCGGCGTCAACCGTTTCGCCGCCGCCAGCAAGGAGCGCATCCGCGGTGAGCTCGAATGGTTGAACATCCTTTCCATGATCGCCGTGCTCGCTGTCGCCGTGCTCTTCGTGCGCCGTCCGTGGAAATCCCTGCACCTCGTGCCGGTCATCCTGTTCTCCATCCTCGGCGGCTGGGTCGCCGCCACGATGGCCTTCGAACGCATTCACATCCTTGTGTTCGTGGTCGGCGCGCTGCTCACCGGCGTCGCCATCGACTACGGTTTTTATCTCTATCTCCAACCCGCGCTGCACGCCGGCGAGCGTTATCGCGAAAAACTCGCGCGTTTGATGAAGCCGCTTCTCACCAGCTGCCTCACCACGGTCATCGGGTTTTCGTTTCTGCTTTTTTCGGAACTGCCGCTCATCCGCCAGCTCGGCGTTTTTGTCAGCGCCGGTCTGATCAGCGCACTTGCGGGCGCGATTCTCTACTTCGCGCAACTCAACCACCCGTATCTCGAAGCCCGCAATTTCGCGGTGCACGCCATCGGTATCCGCCATCGCAACGTCGTTCGCATTCTCGGCATCATTGCCATCGTCATCTCCGCCGTCGGTCCGTGGCTGCTGAACTGGCAGGATAACATCCGCCAGCTCGACGTGCCCAACACGTCGCTCAACGACAACGACCGCGAAGTGCGGTCCTACTTCGGCGACACCGACGGACGCGCCATCTACATCACGCGCGGAGACAGCATCACCGACGCCCGCGACCGCCTCGAAGCCTTCCAGACCTGGCACACCTCCGCCTTCCCCGACACCAGTGCCTCCAGCATGGGACTCGTTTTGCCCACGCATGCCGATTTCACCGCCACGCCTGCACGCATCGTCGCACTCTCCGGCTTTGAATCGCAACTCCGCGCCACCCTCGAACAACGCGGCTACACGGCGGATTCTTTCGATCCGTTTTTCAACGACTGGCGCGCCCTCGCCGCGCGCTCCGCACCGCCGGCTTACGATGCACTCGCCGCGGATTTACAGAGCGCATTAACCGGTCCCCTAGGCATGTTGTTTTTCACCAGCGGACACTCGACGTGGTTCCTCACCATCGCCGATCACGAGCCTGGCTCCGAACCGCCGCCGGAATTGGGCACCGTCGGCACCAATCAACTGGAAACTCTCAATTCGCTCTTCGGCCGTTACCGTGCCAGCGCCCTCCGCCTGAGCATCATGGGACTCAGCTTGATCGGCATCAGCGTCTTCGTCCTCTACGGAATCCGTCGCGGCCTGCGCATTTTCATCATCCCGTGCGGCTCGTGTTTATTCACGTTTGGCTTGCTCGGTTTCGCCGGAAACTCGCTCAACATGTTCCATCTCCTCGGGGCGTTTCTCGGCGTCTGCCTGAGCCACAACTACGCGATTTTCTCCGCCGAAAACGCCGGCCGTGGCGAACCGCCGCCCATTTCCATCCGCCTCTCCGCACTCACCACCGCGGCTTCGTTCGGCGTGCTCGCACTGAGCAAGATCCCGGTCGTCTCCGCGCTCGGCTCGACCGTCGCTCTCATCGTGATTACCGCCTTGGTCATGGTTGAACTGGAGCCGTTGAGTCGCAAAAAACCACCCGTCGTCGCATGA
- a CDS encoding glycosyltransferase family 2 protein: protein MTPSSTHLVLIPSYNAGSRLLPTVEDALRRWQPVWVVIDGSTDASAQSLAPLAAREPSLRIIHRLSNGGKGAAVLTGIEAALAAGFTHALVMDSDGQHPVTHIEPFMAASQKTPAALVLGLPVFGPEVPLERLHGRKLSVGLVHFETFSKTLIGDPLFGFRVYPAAALRDALARTRAARGFDFDPEIAVRMVWAGVPTLNIPAPCRYLTKADGGVSHFHYLRDNVKMVWLHTRLITQLLLWRWPAVRRISRQTPSL from the coding sequence ATGACGCCTTCCTCCACCCACCTCGTTCTCATTCCCAGCTATAACGCCGGTTCCCGCCTGCTGCCCACGGTCGAAGACGCGTTGCGCCGCTGGCAGCCCGTGTGGGTCGTGATCGATGGCAGCACCGATGCCAGCGCGCAAAGTCTCGCCCCGCTCGCCGCTCGCGAACCCTCGCTGCGGATCATTCATCGCCTGAGCAATGGGGGCAAAGGAGCCGCCGTGCTCACCGGCATCGAAGCCGCGCTGGCCGCCGGTTTCACCCATGCGCTCGTGATGGATTCCGACGGACAACATCCGGTCACACATATCGAGCCGTTCATGGCCGCCTCTCAAAAAACGCCCGCCGCCCTCGTGCTCGGCCTGCCGGTCTTCGGCCCCGAGGTGCCGCTTGAACGTCTCCACGGCCGCAAGCTCAGCGTGGGCCTCGTGCACTTTGAGACGTTCAGCAAAACTCTCATTGGTGATCCGCTCTTCGGCTTTCGAGTTTATCCCGCCGCTGCGTTGCGTGACGCCCTCGCCCGGACGCGAGCCGCGCGTGGCTTCGACTTCGATCCCGAGATCGCCGTGCGCATGGTCTGGGCCGGCGTGCCCACGCTCAATATTCCGGCACCGTGCCGCTACCTCACCAAGGCCGATGGCGGCGTGTCGCATTTCCACTACCTGCGCGACAACGTCAAAATGGTGTGGTTGCACACCCGTCTTATCACCCAGCTGTTACTTTGGCGCTGGCCTGCTGTCCGTCGTATCAGCCGACAAACTCCCTCCCTATGA
- a CDS encoding lysophospholipid acyltransferase family protein, with the protein MKTFFHRLWLPIGYYLCWIWFGLGGLFLNIACVPLLLLPNPERYGPRARRTTRWMFNFWVRWLHFSDVIPAKWIGFDRPLGNGTIYVANHPCLLDAPILLGRLPDTVCIIKPALLRNPCTGPTARMCGFVSAGENGVDLIRNAAERIIAGQSLLIFPEGTRTERGVKINALKPGFAVIARRAQCPVQLIRIRSGPKLARKGNPWWRVPPLPCWIEITLDELIPAAEIGDPLEFTARIAAHFNATLPPPDPNA; encoded by the coding sequence GTGAAGACGTTTTTCCATCGGCTCTGGCTGCCTATCGGTTATTACCTGTGCTGGATCTGGTTCGGCCTCGGCGGGCTTTTTCTCAACATCGCCTGCGTGCCGTTGCTGCTCCTTCCGAATCCCGAGCGCTACGGTCCTCGCGCCCGCCGCACCACCCGTTGGATGTTTAATTTTTGGGTCCGCTGGCTGCACTTCTCCGACGTCATTCCCGCCAAATGGATCGGCTTCGACCGCCCGCTCGGCAACGGCACCATCTATGTGGCCAATCACCCGTGTCTCCTCGACGCACCGATCCTCCTCGGGCGCCTGCCGGACACCGTTTGCATCATCAAACCCGCCCTGTTGCGCAATCCCTGCACCGGTCCCACCGCGCGCATGTGCGGATTCGTTTCCGCCGGCGAAAACGGCGTCGACCTCATCCGCAACGCTGCCGAACGCATTATCGCGGGCCAGTCACTGTTGATTTTCCCCGAGGGCACGCGCACCGAACGCGGCGTAAAAATCAATGCGCTCAAGCCCGGTTTCGCGGTCATCGCCCGCCGCGCGCAATGCCCGGTCCAACTCATCCGTATCCGCTCCGGCCCCAAGCTCGCGCGCAAAGGCAACCCGTGGTGGCGCGTGCCGCCATTGCCGTGCTGGATCGAGATCACCCTCGACGAATTGATTCCGGCCGCGGAAATCGGCGACCCGCTGGAATTCACGGCGCGCATCGCCGCCCACTTCAACGCCACGCTGCCTCCGCCCGACCCCAACGCATGA
- a CDS encoding beta-ketoacyl-[acyl-carrier-protein] synthase family protein: MSRSVLITGLGFITSIGNDAATVSESLRSGRGGMALHPLWDNPNIPVKVAAPVRDFTVDSPSWRDWSWPARYDVPRETLRSLAPHGVYAFCAMEQALADAGLTKADLGNGETGLFCASAGSAFMLHHHLAHARSSNFERGNPMGVVTSIAGTLNFNLAAHYGITGAVAGFVSACASSSHAIGYAIDEIRLGRQERMIVVGAEELNADTLLPFAPMRALSLNTDPATASRPFDTARDGFVGTGGAVVLIIEEASLARRRGATPYAELIGWGQASDGHSVAISHPEGAGLREAMKRALRDAGVTPGQIDYINAHATSTPIGDRAEAIALRTVFTDTGASPVVSSTKGLTGHGLSMAGAMEAGFCALALREGFMPGNAHLSHADETCAGLNLPRETLSVAPSLVLNNSSGFGGSNVCHVLRRI, encoded by the coding sequence GTGTCGCGCTCCGTCCTCATCACCGGTCTCGGCTTCATCACGAGCATCGGGAACGATGCCGCCACCGTTTCCGAAAGCCTGCGCTCCGGTCGCGGCGGCATGGCGCTTCACCCGTTGTGGGACAACCCCAACATCCCCGTGAAAGTCGCCGCACCCGTGCGCGACTTCACGGTCGATTCGCCGAGTTGGCGCGACTGGTCGTGGCCCGCGCGTTATGATGTGCCGCGTGAAACTCTGCGTAGCCTAGCGCCGCACGGCGTCTATGCGTTTTGCGCCATGGAACAGGCGTTGGCCGATGCCGGCCTGACCAAGGCCGATCTCGGCAATGGTGAAACCGGCTTGTTCTGCGCCTCGGCCGGATCCGCGTTCATGTTGCACCACCACCTGGCGCATGCCCGCTCAAGTAACTTCGAGCGCGGCAATCCCATGGGCGTCGTCACGTCCATCGCCGGCACGCTCAACTTCAACCTCGCCGCCCACTACGGCATCACCGGAGCGGTCGCCGGCTTTGTCTCCGCCTGCGCCTCATCGAGCCACGCGATCGGCTACGCCATCGACGAGATCCGCCTCGGCCGTCAAGAGCGCATGATCGTGGTCGGCGCCGAAGAGCTGAACGCCGACACGCTCCTGCCCTTCGCACCGATGCGCGCCCTCTCGCTCAACACCGATCCCGCGACCGCCTCGCGTCCGTTCGACACGGCGCGCGATGGCTTCGTCGGCACGGGCGGCGCGGTCGTGTTGATTATCGAGGAAGCCTCGCTGGCCCGCCGTCGCGGAGCCACGCCCTATGCCGAGCTCATCGGCTGGGGCCAGGCCTCCGACGGCCACAGCGTCGCCATCTCGCACCCCGAGGGCGCGGGTTTGCGCGAAGCGATGAAGCGCGCGTTGCGCGACGCCGGCGTCACCCCCGGCCAGATCGATTACATCAACGCCCACGCCACCTCGACGCCCATCGGCGACCGCGCCGAGGCCATCGCCCTGCGCACGGTATTTACCGATACGGGGGCTAGTCCCGTCGTCAGCAGCACCAAAGGTCTCACCGGCCACGGCCTTTCCATGGCGGGCGCGATGGAAGCGGGTTTCTGTGCTCTCGCCCTGCGTGAAGGCTTCATGCCGGGCAACGCCCATCTCTCCCACGCCGACGAAACCTGCGCCGGATTGAACCTCCCGCGCGAAACGCTGTCCGTCGCCCCTTCGCTCGTGCTCAACAACAGCAGCGGCTTCGGCGGCAGCAATGTCTGCCACGTTCTCCGCCGCATCTGA